Genomic window (Thermodesulfobacteriota bacterium):
GGGCACGCGGAATCGCGCACCGGGGAGGCCGGAGGCGGTGGACCCGAGGAGGCCCCGGATGGCGGCGACGGCACGGCCGCGGCGTGATGCCCCCGAAGGGGCATGGCGCGTCTGCTGGCACCCTTCGGCCCGCGACCTCGCCCTGGCCCTGCGGCGAGAGGGAACCCGGGCTCGGAGGCTCTACGTGTTCGACATTCCTCCCCGGCTCATGCCAGGCCTGTACGCAGCGGCCTTCGCCGGGGCGGACGCAACCGTGCACCGGCACCTGGGTTCCTACTACGACCCCGCCGCCCTGCGCGACGAGTGCCGCCCCCTGGCAGAGACCGCGCGCCGGCTCGGGGTTCGGCCGGTGGACGGGCGCCTGGAGATCGGGAGAAACACGGGGGACCTCCTCCACTACTTCCTGGCCAACGTCGAAGGAGCCGGCAGCCCCGGGGGCGTCCGCGCGCGCAGGGCGGAGAGCCGGCGGGCCTGGGGGGAGGCCGTTCAGGAGCTCGCCCCCCCGGAGCTCCGAATCCGGGAAATGCGGGTCGCCGGGGCCGAGCCCGTGTGGGTCGCCAGCGCCGAGAGGCAGCACCTCCTCATCCGCCAGGAGGGCGCCAAGGGGGCCCGTGCCGCCGCCCTGCGGCGCCTCGGGGGAGGAGACCTGGGCACGCTGGAGCCCGAAGACCCCCTGCACCGCGACATCCTGGGGGAGTGGGCCGAAGGGGAAACGTCCGAAGAATGCCGGGCCCCGGCCCGGGAACACAGGGGAGGCAGACATGCTTGAGAAACTCAAGGCGCTGTTCGGGTTCGGAAGGCGGGCCCCCGCCCCGGCGGCACCGGAGAGCCGGGAGCGCGCCCCCCGCGCCGAAGACAGCGAGGCGGACCGGAAACCCCGGGAAGAGCCCCGCCCAGCGACCCAAGCCGCGGCGCCGGCGCTCGGAGCCGACGCACAGGCGTTCTACGCCGGCCTGCGGGACCCGGAGCCGTCGGAGGACTTGCAGGCCCTGGCGCCCGACGACCGGCTGTTCGTCTCGGGGGTGCTCAAGCTGCTGCGGGAGCAGGCCCTTCGGATTCCGGTCCTGCCCCAGGCGGCTCTCGAGATCTCTCGGCTCCTCTCGGACCCCTCTGCCAGCGCGAGCCGCTTCGCCAAGGTGCTCGAGGCGGACCCGGGGCTCAGCATGGACGTGCTGCGCATCGCCAACTCGGCATACTACGGGTTCGGCTCGGCAACCACGAGCGTGCGCACGGCGGTAGTGCGCATCGGGCTCACCCAGCTCCGGGGCCTGATCATCGTGACCCACCTCCACGGCAAGGTCCTCCAGGGCGGCACCCTGGCCCGGGAGGCCAGCTGGCTCTCGGAGCTCTCCCTCGGCCTGGCCCACGCCGCCCAGGCCCTGGCCCCGGACTTCGGCCTCCGCCCCGACGCAGCCTTCACCCAGGGCGTGCTCTCCCACGTGGAGCACTTCGTCATCCTGGGGACGGCCGCCGAGGTCTCCCGGGAGCACAAGCGCCGCATCCAGCCCACCGGCCAGGGGCTGCGGGAGGCCTTTGCCCGGTGCGGCACCCGGGTCCGGGAGCTCGCGGCCCGGGAGTGGGGCCTCACCGAGGTCCTCCTGGGCGGCAAGGAGCAGGACCCCCTCGCCCGAAGCCTTCGGGACCTGCGCGAAGCCCTGGTGGCCCACTGGGCGGGCGAGGCGGTCCTTCCCGCGGTGGCGGGGGCCCCCCCCGACCGGGTGGCCCAGGCCCTGCAGCGGTCCGCCGCGGCACGGCCTGCGGCGGCGGAGGCCTGAGAGCTTCGTCCACCTCGGTGTCCATCGGTATCGGTATCGGTATCGGTATCGGGATCGGGATCGGGATCGAAATCGGGATCGAAGCTCCAAGCGGCTGCGGGTCGAGACCCGATACCGATACCGATTTCGAAAAGCGGGGGGCAGACGCGGCACCCTCCGGTTGCTCCGCCTCCATCCCTTGCCGTCGCTCTCCCGCGGCCCCACACTGTCGTCAGGCCCGTACCCCAACCCGAAAGGAGGTGCGGACATGGCGAAGAACCGGTTCCGTGCCGTGGCGGGAGCCGCCGCAGCCCTTTGGATGGCACTCGTGCCCGGCGGCGCGGCCGCGCAGGCAGACGCCGTGCTCCCCGCGCCCGTGCCCGTGGAAGCCCGCCTGACCTCGGCCCTCTCAGACCCCTACTACGTCCTGACCGGGCCGGTGGAAACCTATCGGGGATATCGGCTCGAACGCCGCTTCGGCCGGCTCCTCGAAGCGTATGCGCGACGCAAGTCCGGGGCGGGAAGCCCGCCGCTCGTGCTGACCGTGCACCTGGAGTCGCTCACCACCGGCTACCACCAGATCGGGAGAAGAGACCGGGAACGGCGGTACCGAGCGGCCCTTCCCCGGACGAGCCCCGAGCTCCTGCTGGCCTCCGCCGGCGGCCCCGAGGGCTCCCTTGCCCGGCTTCGGCGCTTCGGAGGGCTCGACCGGGATGGGGGTGACCTCTCGATCCCCTACGAGATCACCAAGCGGGCCGTGCTCACCGCCGTGGTGGCGGTAACGTCCGGGGGCGATACCCTTGCCCGGGAGACGGTGACCCGGGAAGCCGTCGAGGTGATCTCCTGGGAGGACTACGACCGCTGGGCCTACGACTACGGCGGGGTCCTGGAGGGGGCCTTTCGACAGGTCCTCGCGGAGGCCGACCGCCTCGTGGACGACGCGGTGGCAGTGCGGGGCCGCTGAGCCCCGGGGGCAGCGCAACGCCCCCGGTTCCCGGTTCCCTGTTCCCTGTTCCCTGTTCCCTGTTCCCTGCTCTATGCTCCCTGCCCCCTGCCCTCCTCCCCCTCCGGGTCGGGCAGCCCCAGGACCTGCTCCATCCGCCGGACCTCGGCGCGGGTAAAGGTGCGCAGGAGCACGTCGCGCTGGGCGGCGAAGAGGCTCGCGGTCCCTCGGGGGAGGCCCTCGAAGCACTGGAGCATGTCCCGGTCGTAGCGGCTCCAGCCGGTCTGGAAGAAGAGCGGATTCCTGGGGGTGGTCACTACCCGGACCCCGTTGACGCGCAGGAGATCGAGGGGGAAGAGGGCACAGGAAAAGGGCTTGGTCTCGTGCACGGCGCAGGCCTCCCTCTCCAGGTGCTCGCACCGGGTCTCCACCTTGCAGCACAGGTTGGCGCCCAGGAGCGGCCGGCAGCGGTCGGGATCGCAGGACCAGGGCTCGGCGAGAAGGGGGTCGACCAGAAGGTCCCGGCGGGCCGGGCGGAGTCCCTCCAGGAAGACCTGGAGGGCGAAGCTCCAGGGCACGTCGCAGAAGAGCTCGTCGTCCTCACCCAGGGTGGGGCGGATCGGAGCGGGGGATCGGGGCATGGGAGTCCTTGGGCCGGGAGGTTGCCTTCCTCGCCCCCAGCGGTAGAAAGGGGCGCAACGGAGAACGCAGGGGCACCCCGGCTTGGGAGAAAGGGAAGACGCAAGTGGAACGGACGTTCGGAAACACCCGCCTGGTCCTCGTGCAGGGCGACCTCACCCGGCAGGCCGTCGGCGCCGTGGTGAACGCGGCCAACCCCTCGCTGCTGGGCGGCGGCGGGGTCGACGGCGCGATCCACCGGGCCGGCGGCCCGCAGATCCTGGCGGAGTGCAAGGCCGTCGTCAAGGAGATCGGGCGCCTGGAGCCGGGAAAGGCGGTCCTCACCACGGGGGGGAGGCTGCCGGCCCGGGCGGTCATCCACACGGTCGGCCCCGTGTGGGCCGGCGGCACTCGAGGGGAAGCCCAAACCCTGGCCAGCGCCTATCGGGAGAGCCTGCGCCTGGCGGAGGACCACCGCCTGGAGACCCTGGCCTTTCCCTCCATCTCCACGGGGGCCTACGGCTACCCCGTGGAAGAAGCGGCCCGGGTCGCCCTGGGCACCGTAGCCGCCTACCTGGGCGCCGGGAGCCGGCTCCAAGAGGTGCGCTTCGTGCTCTTCTCCGCCGCCGTCCTGGGGGTCTACGAGCGGGCCCTGGCCGGCCTGGAGGCCGCGCCGCCGGAAGGGACTCCGGGAGATCCCTGAGGGCCGCGCTCCCCTCCCGGTATCGACTCCGACTCCGATACCTATCTGGATTGGGGGGGGACGGGGGTCTCCCCGTAGGCGTCGCAGGCGGCTGTGGCCATGCCCTTCCAGACAGGAGACGCCCTTCCCCTCCCTCCCGGGAATGCCACGGACCTCGAAACCCTCACGGTATCCTGCGCCGCCGGAGGGGAGGCCCCCGTCCCCCCCGTTCCCCTCGGCGGTCCGAGGCTAGGCCTCGCCCCACTCCTCGTCCAGGAACCCCCGCTCCTCCATGAAGCGGTAGTTGGCTTCCACCACCCGCTCGATCGTGTCCTTCTCGATGCCGCGGTTGCGCTGGATGAAGGAGATGGCGGCCTCCAGGTGGTACTCCCCGTCGCTGGCTTCCAGGAGGTCGGCGTTGGCGCGCTTGAGCCCATCGAGCTCCGCGCGGCCGGCCTCGTCCACGTCGCTCTCGTCCAGGAGGCCGAGGCACCCCAGGTAGTCCATCTCCCCCTCCAGCACGGTCGCCACGGTCCGCACATCGACGCCCGTGGCGTCGGCGATCTGCATCACGGCTTCCAGGGGATCGTAACGGGCAATCGTGTCGTCGAGCATCAGGGAGTTTCCCCCGGGGAGGTGAGGAGTGCAGAGTAGATGCGGCGCCAGCGCTTTTCCCCGGCGTCGCCGCCGCCCTGGGCGGTGAAGAAGAGGCGCAGGGCGTCGCCCTGGGCCACGGCAAAGGGGTCGGCGTTGAGCTGGGTTCCGGTGTCGAGCTCCGAGGGCTCGGCTGCCTCGGCCAGGGGCACCCAGACCAGGGGATTGAGCCGATCGGCGTCTTCCCGCACGGCGAAGAGGCCGTCTCCCCGGGGAGACCACCGGGGGCCGCCCCGGGTCTCGGGAAGCCCACCCCGCAGGAGCAGGCGGGGCGCCCCCCCTTCGGTGCCCACCACGTACAGGTCGGCCCGCCCGCTGGCGCCGTCCCGGGAGTAGAAGGCCACCCGTCTCCCGTCGGGGGAGAAGCTCGGGGCCAGACACGTTCCCTTCCACCCGGGGGTGAGATCCCGGGTGAGCCGGCGGGCAGCCGTCTTGCGCCGCTCCGGGTCCGGCTCGGCCGCGAGGGTGCGCACCTGGTCCACCGCGAAGATCCGGTACTCCGCGCCGAGCTGTGCCGTGTAGGCCAGGCGCTCTCCGGCCGGGTCCCAGGCCGGGTAGAGCTCGGAGCCCGCGGCCTCGAAGCTCACCGCCACGTAGGGCTCGGCCTCGGCGAAGAAATGGTAGAGGTACACGTCGCCCTGCCCGGAGCGGCCGGAGGCGAAGGCGACGAAGTCCCCGTCGGGGCTCACCGCGGGTTGGGCGTCGGTAGCCGGGTGGTCGGTGAGGAAGCGCCGGCGGCCGGGCTCGGAGAAGTAGAGATCGAAGTTCACGTGGGCCGCCCCCCGGCTCGCCGCCACCCTCGTGGCGGCCAGGGCGTAGCGGGGCTGGCCCCGCTTGGGCGGACCCCAGCTCAGGTGCTCGCTCACGGGCCGGCTCCCCGGACCCGGCAGGCGAAACGGGTCGGCCGGGGGCTGGGGCACGGCGAGCTCGGGGGTCCCTGCCTCGGGGGGACGTCCGGCGGGATGTGCCAGGGGAGCCAGGTAGATCTGGAGGGTCTCCCCGTCCGCCCCCAGGAGCTCGAAGGACAGATGGGCTCCGTCGGAGGAGATGCGCGGATCCCCCACCTGGCCCGCCCCGCCCAGGCCCGCGAGAGCCAGGGGCGCCACCTGGGAGACGCCGAAACCGGCCCAGGCGGCGTTCCCCCCAGCCGCCAGGGCCAGGGCCAGGGCTGCCGCGGCCGCTCGCTTCACGGCTCTGCCCCCTGCCCCTGGCTCCGGGGGTAGTGCCGGTAGGCGAGCTCCAGGACCAGGAGGGGCACCCGGGCTCCCCGGGCATCGAGGGCAAAGACCTCGACCCGGTTGTCGGTGCCCATCAGGGGGTTCTGGAGGCCGGAGGCCTCCACGTAGGGTCTCTTCACCAGGACCTCGCGCTCTCCGAACGTGACGGCGTACATCTGCGCCCCGGGGTAGGCATCCCAGGACAGCCCCACGTTGGGCAGGGCCTCCCCGCGCCGCTGGCGCCGCTCCAGGCCTTCGGCGGGCACGGCGCCCGAGACCCGCAGGCGCTCGGGGTCCAGGAGGTAGCGGTCTCCCACGTAGGGGACCACGAAATGGCGCCAGGCCGTGGCCGCCAGGGGATCGGAGACCTCGTAGTCGAACTCCCGGGCGAAGGGCTCGGCGATCCTGCCCACCAGCTCCCCCTCGACCCCCGGCCCCCGCTGGCGAAATACCGCGTACCCCTCGGCCGCCCCGTCCCGGGGCACCGTGCTCCAGCCCACCACCACCGACCCCCGATCGATGGACTCCGCGACCTCCGAGACCCGCTCCACCAGCGCGGGCACCGCCGCCTCGGCCCGGGCTGTCGCCGAGGGAACCTCCTCCCCGTCGACCCAGGCCTCGACGCGGTACCGAAGCTTCCGGGCCTCGGGCTCGGGCAGGAACGGCCCGTCCACGGCCCTTCCGCGGCCCAGGGGCTCGGGGGCCCGAAGGTCGAGCACCACCCGGTCGCCCACCGTGTCTTCCCGCACCACCCGCACCCGGTCGGCCGCCCCGGCGCCCAGGGTCCACCGGACCTCCGAGCGCAGGTCGTCCCCGAGGCTGCCCTCGGCCCCGAGCTGGGAAACCGGCGGCAGGGTGCGGGCCGCGGCCGAAGAGGCCGCCAGGAGCTCGCCCCCGGGCCCCAGGACCTCCAGCCGATAGGCCACGTCGGCCCCCACCGGCAGGCCCTGGTCCTCGTGGCCCGGCTCCGGGCCCTCGTACACCAGAACCTCCTCCTCCCCGAGGCGGCGCAGGAGCCGGTAGGCGGCGCCCTCCAGGGCGGGCCAGGCCAGCGCCACGGAGCGGCTGCGGGGCTCCACCCGCCACCGGGAGGGCTCGGGAAAGACGGGCACCAGGGCAACCGCCACCTCGTCCCCCGCCCACACCTCCAAATCCAGGGGCTCCCGGGGCCAGTGGAGGATCGGAGTCTCGACGGTAAACCGGTACCGCCCCTCCGGGGCCAGCAGGGCCACGCCTTCGGGACCGGCCCCGAGCCCCCGCCCCAGGAGCTCCCCCAGGCGCTCCAGCACCCTGCGGGCCGAGACGTCGAAGCGGGCGTCGGGCGCCGGCTCCAGCCGTACCCGAAGCCCGTGCTGGGGCACGGCACTCCCCAGGCGAATGCGCCCCAGGCCCGACTCGCCCAGGAGCCGCTCCCGCAGACCCTGCTCCTCGTCGCCCAGGGGACCCAGGGCCTCCAGACCCTGGAGGGCCCAGAACGCCTCGGTATAGCGGCTGGTGGCGGCGTAGGCGCGGGCGAGCCCCCCCAGGAGCCTCCCGTCCCCTCCGGCCCGTTCCGGGTCCAGGGCCCGGGCCTGCTCCAGGGAGCGCACCGCCTCGGGCCCGTAGGTGGACCCCCGGCTCAGGTAGAAGTACCCCTGGTCCAGCAGGCTTGCGTACCCCGAGCCCCAGACCGGGGAAGAGGCCAGGAGCAGGGGAGCCAGGAGCAGGAGCCGCTTCACGGGGTTCTCCGCGCGTCGTCCCGCCGGTGGCACGCCACCCGGTGGCCCGTGCCGGCGAGGGTCAAGGAGGGGCGCATTGTAGCACACGCCCCTTGCGGATCAACGCAGTCGCACCGGTGGCGGTAGGGACACCCGGCCCCTTGCAGCGGCGGGCGCACCCCTGCCTCTGCTTCGCCCCGACACCCGCCGGCGTCGAAGGCGCTGCGCAGGAGCTCCACGGCATAGGGGTGGCGTGCCCCTCCCGAGAAGAAGCCCCGGGCAGGGGCGTCCTCCACGAGCTGGCCGCGGTACAGCACCAGGACCCGGGTGGCGAGGCTGCGCACCACGCGCAGATCGTGGGACACGAGCAGAAACGTGAGACCCCGCCGGGCATGGATGCGGCGCATGAGCTCCACGAGCTGCACCTGGATCGGGGGGTCGAGCCCCGACACGGGCTCGTCGGCCACCACGAACTGGGGGCGCGTGGCGAGCGCCCGGGCAAAGGCGACCCGGCGCCGCTCGCCCCCGGAGAGGCGGGAGGGGAGCTCCTCGAGACGGGCTCGGGCCAGGTGCACCAGGTCCGCGAGGCGATCGGCCTCCTCCGCGACCGCGCCCCGGGGCAGATCCCGGTGCACCCGCACCGCCTCCTCCACCAGGGAGCGCACCCGCAGGGCCGGGTTCAGGCTCGCGTAGGGATTCTGGAAGATGATCTGCGCCAGGCGGCAAAAGGCGCGGCGGTGGCGCCGCCCGAGCCGGGCCACGTCGAAGCCGCCCACCCGAATCTGCCCCTCGTCGAAGGGGAGCAGGCCCAGGAGGCAGCGGCCGAGCGTGCTCTTCCCCGAGCCCGATTCCCCCACGAGGGCCGCAAGCTCTCCCGCCTCCAAGCGAAAGTCCAGGCCGTCGAGCGCCGGGGCCGGGTCCGCCGCCCACCGGAACCCCGGGAGGCCCGCCGGGTGAAAGACCTTGCGCAGCCCCCGCACCTCCACCGCGCACCCGC
Coding sequences:
- a CDS encoding ABC transporter ATP-binding protein gives rise to the protein MSGCAVEVRGLRKVFHPAGLPGFRWAADPAPALDGLDFRLEAGELAALVGESGSGKSTLGRCLLGLLPFDEGQIRVGGFDVARLGRRHRRAFCRLAQIIFQNPYASLNPALRVRSLVEEAVRVHRDLPRGAVAEEADRLADLVHLARARLEELPSRLSGGERRRVAFARALATRPQFVVADEPVSGLDPPIQVQLVELMRRIHARRGLTFLLVSHDLRVVRSLATRVLVLYRGQLVEDAPARGFFSGGARHPYAVELLRSAFDAGGCRGEAEAGVRPPLQGAGCPYRHRCDCVDPQGACATMRPSLTLAGTGHRVACHRRDDARRTP
- a CDS encoding O-acetyl-ADP-ribose deacetylase encodes the protein MERTFGNTRLVLVQGDLTRQAVGAVVNAANPSLLGGGGVDGAIHRAGGPQILAECKAVVKEIGRLEPGKAVLTTGGRLPARAVIHTVGPVWAGGTRGEAQTLASAYRESLRLAEDHRLETLAFPSISTGAYGYPVEEAARVALGTVAAYLGAGSRLQEVRFVLFSAAVLGVYERALAGLEAAPPEGTPGDP
- a CDS encoding HDOD domain-containing protein, with protein sequence MLEKLKALFGFGRRAPAPAAPESRERAPRAEDSEADRKPREEPRPATQAAAPALGADAQAFYAGLRDPEPSEDLQALAPDDRLFVSGVLKLLREQALRIPVLPQAALEISRLLSDPSASASRFAKVLEADPGLSMDVLRIANSAYYGFGSATTSVRTAVVRIGLTQLRGLIIVTHLHGKVLQGGTLAREASWLSELSLGLAHAAQALAPDFGLRPDAAFTQGVLSHVEHFVILGTAAEVSREHKRRIQPTGQGLREAFARCGTRVRELAAREWGLTEVLLGGKEQDPLARSLRDLREALVAHWAGEAVLPAVAGAPPDRVAQALQRSAAARPAAAEA